The genomic interval GGAGGAAAGCCATGCTGAGACTGGCAGCCCGCTTCCACCCCTGCTTTCACATGGAAGCACTGAGGAAAGGATTCTCATTTGGGGCACCCATGCCGGAAGCGAGGACCCAGAGCTGGAGGAGTTTGAGTTATTAGAGAGTCAGGAGCTGGAGGCATTTCTGAAAGAGGAAGATCATACAAGTAAAAAGGGGATGCAGAGGGAGTTCTGTCCGGGACAGGCCGCTGTGACGTCCTCCAGGACGGCCAGTGGTTCCAGCGTGACAGACCAAAATGCCAATCACGGTGGGGAAGCAGACGCAGACCAGAGCGCTCAGCCCCTAGACCTCAGGACCGCCGCCTCTCGGTCCGGTGGGAGGCGGAGTCTAAGAGAAGGGCGCTGCAGCTCCGAAAACAGTGTATTCATCTCGGCTCTCTTGGCAGTGAGCAGCCTGAGTGGGAGCTTGGCCAGCGCGCTAGACAGCGCCGGATGTGCACAAACTCCCACCTCTCTGCCAAGCAAGTCTACCTCGGACAAGGGCAGGATCCAGCAGCCAGTCAGCCAGCAAGccctcatcctctcctcacacagcagggagCAGCCCAGGGACATGGACCAGAACCACAACGCAACCAAACTGTCTCAGGGATCTGAACACGAGCACCGTGGCTTGAGCGCCGAGAATGGCAGCTGTCCAGCTGAAGGTCAGTGCTGGGGTGTGGACAGGAGACATAACAGGCAAGAGAACGGCCTGTTGTCTAAATTCCAGAGAAACCTTGAAAGAGTTCCGCCTTCTCGCAGGCAGCTCGTGCGACCTCTCTCTCCTGAGACAGAGCAAAGAATAACCTCAGGACATACTGGACACGTGGATCCCTCGCGAGGACAGCGGCTGCAACGCTCCTCGGACGCGGGGACCAAAGCCAGCAGCCATCAGAATGACCAAAAGGAGCCAGCAGAGACCAGCAGCAATGTCCAGTCTTTCGGCTCAGGCTCAGGTACCCAGTCCAGTCAGAGCTCCAAAAAGACTGGCTCCATCCTCAGGAGGCAGGGCTCAGCGGAGCAAGCTCCTAGCCCTGTGGATAGGAAGAGCCACTTCAGCCGCAGGGCCTACAGCAGTCCCACCAGACCCTCCACCCCCCCGTCTCCCAGGACCACAGGTTCTCCTCAGAGACGCCCTCCAATGTCACCTATGAGGAACCGAGTGCCCGCCCGAGCTCCTCAGCTTGGCTATGGTGCTTCCCAAGGGTACAGTTCTGGTCTAAGACCTCCAGTCAAAACCTCCATCAACACTAGCGTGCAAACCCCTTCTCCCCAGCAGGGCTGTAGTGAGACATCTCCTCCGTCAAAGAGCCCCCCAAAACCCAAAAGTGTCCCGGCCTAAATCATCACCTACATACGCAAAAGCCCCCAGGCGAAGCCCCAGGCCCTTGATGGCCCATATGAGGCCTCCTCACTACCGACCAGACTCTCAGCCTGTACCAGCTCACCAAGTCCACAACCAGCTACAGGGGAGCCAGCTGGGCCTCCAGCGCTGAGTGCCTCCAACCTGCTCTACGACAAGTACCGGCAGGAGCTGCAGAAGGCTCGGATTTTATCACCTGGGCTGATGGTGTCGGGGATAAAGCCCCCTAGTCAGACCATGCCCCACAAAGCTGCCAGTAGGGTACTCAGCTTCTACAGCTCTTTGAGCAACAAGTACCCACCAGTGGGGGTGAGGAGATCACACCTCAGCACTACAGTTCGCACATCATTTAACAGGCTTGGTGAGGCATAAACATTTGATAGATCCAGAGACAAGAGTTAACCTTTGATGGTATCTGTCTAAACTGATATTTTATGATTTACCATTGACTTTTGTTTTGATCAAAGTAAGCATGTCCAAAATTACATCAAAATGTTTTACCTCAGGATTTCTGGAGTCCAGTACAGTTGATCcagtataaaaaacaaaacaaaactgggtGCCAAGGACAGGGCTTGAAAATTCTTGCCCACACATCTGCTGTTAAAAATTTCAGGTCAAATAAGTGGCAAAGGATGAGGCTGTAGCAGTTCTCGCTGTCATTCATCACACAACAGAATCACAGTTGCATGAAGTGCCACATTTAACAGCTCTAAAATTTGTCCATATTTTGACCCTTTGTTTTTGACTTCCTACCAAAGTGAAAAGAGAGTCAAAAGCTCTTCTTCTTTGCATTGCTTTGTTTATAATGACCGTTTAAAAGGTGGTATTTTCAGGTATGAAGGAGAATCTTGTGTATACAATGATTTTGTAATACCATGATGTGGACATAAACTTGTTCATCTTTGCCGTTACTTTTAGACTGGCAGCTCTCCAGCCACCCTCAGGCCCCCTGTCTCTGGATCTGAGGACCCCTCAGAAGCCCAGATGGCAACTCAGGAGACACGTGCTCTATTCCGCTCGCCTCGAACCCTGAGACCACAGCTCGGTGTTGGTGCTGTCAGTAGGGCTCCACCCACTGCTGTTAAGAGCCGGTTCTTCACAGGGCAGAAGTCACCTCTGGCTATCAATCAACAGTGCAGGCGGTGACTCCATCGGTGACGCTACCAGCCACTCTGACCGCAACCCCTCCACCAACCCCACCAGCAACCTCATCAGTGACCCCATCAATGATCCCATCAGTGACTCAATCTTCTCAAAGTCCTCCAGAACCTTTAGGTAATGCCTGTTTAATTCCACAACAAGGTGCCAAACCCATCTAAACTTCAGATATCAGGGTATCCAACAAATATCAGGGTATTTCATTGGAAATGCATGCTGATCCTATGCACTCttgatataaaaatatagcaaatgtaaaaatgtgctcTGAAGAACCCTTACCCATGACAGAAGTCAGCTGTTATCTTACCTCAAGAGGAAGTGTAAGCAGTGTGTTTATAGCTACACAGTCACACTTTTATGGCACTGATGGTTATGCTTGCGTATCAGCGAGAtaatattagaaaaaaatgtcatttatttcgGAGcgcacagaaaacacacatacacaccttacTAATTTCTACCAACCCCTTTTTCACACTTCAGGCCAAACATTGATATCTGCAAACTGTCATG from Electrophorus electricus isolate fEleEle1 chromosome 17, fEleEle1.pri, whole genome shotgun sequence carries:
- the mtus2a gene encoding LOW QUALITY PROTEIN: microtubule-associated tumor suppressor candidate 2 (The sequence of the model RefSeq protein was modified relative to this genomic sequence to represent the inferred CDS: inserted 1 base in 1 codon; substituted 1 base at 1 genomic stop codon) yields the protein MSGQEEIGGLQDSLHEEVKNNNKQPLLPLHGDANANPVPVEESHAETGSPLPPLLSHGSTEERILIWGTHAGSEDPELEEFELLESQELEAFLKEEDHTSKKGMQREFCPGQAAVTSSRTASGSSVTDQNANHGGEADADQSAQPLDLRTAASRSGGRRSLREGRCSSENSVFISALLAVSSLSGSLASALDSAGCAQTPTSLPSKSTSDKGRIQQPVSQQALILSSHSREQPRDMDQNHNATKLSQGSEHEHRGLSAENGSCPAEGQCWGVDRRHNRQENGLLSKFQRNLERVPPSRRQLVRPLSPETEQRITSGHTGHVDPSRGQRLQRSSDAGTKASSHQNDQKEPAETSSNVQSFGSGSGTQSSQSSKKTGSILRRQGSAEQAPSPVDRKSHFSRRAYSSPTRPSTPPSPRTTGSPQRRPPMSPMRNRVPARAPQLGYGASQGYSSGLRPPVKTSINTSVQTPSPQQGCSETSPPSKSPPKPKSVPAXIITYIRKSPQAKPQALDGPYEASSLPTRLSACTSSPSPQPATGEPAGPPALSASNLLYDKYRQELQKARILSPGLMVSGIKPPSQTMPHKAASRVLSFYSSLSNKYPPVGTGSSPATLRPPVSGSEDPSEAQMATQETRALFRSPRTLRPQLGVGAVSRAPPTAVKSRFFTGQKSPLAINQXVQAVTPSVTLPATLTATPPPTPPATSSVTPSMIPSVTQSSQSPPEPLDQKRPSAAGLAAKSLLPKASVSGLRPPGYSRLPPGRLAAFGFVRSSSVSSVSSNHSADSIRSDPSRPEQYRPSSVSDDPPFRRVITAASGDGRSSPQPPSTPVPARRPLLPPPPASPVGSRKESQNRSDGPRSALSSPKRLAVVTPKPQSPVMQRQRAAAAATRVPGAPGVPGVPAGPAAPFTGRGSGSPGVDKRKEEAQRKEKEREEEVLRLQAQCEEQAGQVLELRAKLRRTAQGLDAFSVCTQHFSLKCENAEQKQKDLFVELSKIREEVNFATARWERLQQEKAELEYSFKHKLKQLQDQQESELVALEEELRTRHASDMAHLRAEHQSHVEELRTQQQEQIEELTAQHEAALEDLRTMHNITMATLQEEHARTMRDLRKAHEQQKATLESDFEKHRQSLQDEVDVLTFQNQALQDKAKRFEEALRRSADEQIVDALAPYQHIEQDLKSLKEVLEMKNQQIHDQERKICQLEKVQAQKNVYLEEKVQVLQQQNEDLKARIDRNLVMSRQLSEENANLQEYVERESSEKKRLSRDNEELLWRLQTSPHLSPCSSPSHRVFFPGSDIPPYPYSPGPGTPTHSSYSPGPRTPVHRVVSPGPATPTHRGSPAARSSPARVPNANTLPR